The proteins below come from a single Leopardus geoffroyi isolate Oge1 chromosome D3, O.geoffroyi_Oge1_pat1.0, whole genome shotgun sequence genomic window:
- the ZADH2 gene encoding prostaglandin reductase 3 isoform X1: MLRLAPAGARTIVDMSYARHFLDFQGSNIPRAMQKLVATRLSPNFREAVTLCRDCPVPLPGDGDLLVRNRFVGVNASDINYSAGRYDPSVKTPFDVGFEGVGEVVALGLSASARYTVGQAVAYMAPGSFAEYTVVPARAAAPVASVKPEYVTVPVSGTTAYISLKELGGLSEGKKVLVTAAAGGTGQFAVQLAKKAKCHVIGTCSSDKKSAFLKSIGCDRPINYNAEHVGTVLKQEYPEGVDVVYESVGGAMFDLAVDALATKGRLIVIGFISGYQTPAGLAPVRAGTLPAKLLKKSASVQGFFLNHYRSEYQAAVEHLLQMCVDGDLVCEVDLGDLSAEGRFIGLESVFRAVDYMYMGKNTGKIVLELPHSVNSKL; the protein is encoded by the exons ATGCTTCGGCTGGCGCCCGCCGGGGCCCGGACCATCGTGGACATGTCGTACGCCCGCCACTTCCTGGACTTCCAGGGCTCCAACATCCCCCGCGCCATGCAGAAGCTGGTGGCGACCCGTCTGAGCCCCAACTTCCGCGAGGCCGTCACCCTGTGCCGGGACTGCCCGGTGCCACTCCCCGGGGACGGAGACCTCCTCGTCCGGAACCG atttgTCGGTGTTAATGCATCTGACATCAACTATTCAGCTGGCCGGTATGACCCTTCAGTGAAGACCCCCTTCGATGTAGGTTTCGAAGGCGTGGGGGAGGTGGTAGCCTTAGGCCTCTCTGCCAGTGCCCGGTACACGGTGGGCCAAGCTGTGGCTTATATGGCACCTGGCTCTTTCGCGGAGTATACCGTGGTGCCTGCCAGAGCCGCGGCCCCCGTGGCCTCTGTGAAACCCGAGTATGTCACCGTGCCGGTGAGCGGTACCACCGCGTACATCAGCCTGAAAGAGCTCGGAGGACTGTCCGAAGGGAAAAAAGTTTTGGTGACGGCAGCAGCGGGGGGAACGGGCCAGTTCGCCGTGCAGCTTGCCAAGAAGGCCAAGTGCCATGTCATTGGGACCTGCTCTTCTGATAAAAAGTCCGCTTTTCTGAAATCGATCGGCTGTGATCGCCCCATCAACTATAACGCCGAGCACGTCGGTACGGTCCTGAAGCAGGAGTACCCCGAAGGGGTCGATGTGGTGTATGAATCCGTCGGGGGAGCCATGTTCGACTTGGCCGTAGATGCCTTGGCTACCAAAGGGCGCTTGATAGTCATTGGGTTCATCTCCGGCTACCAGACTCCCGCCGGCCTTGCGCCTGTGAGAGCAGGAACCTTACCAGCCAAACTGCTGAAGAAATCCGCCAGCGTTCAGGGCTTTTTCTTGAACCATTACCGTTCTGAGTATCAAGCAGCCGTGGAGCACTTGCTTCAGATGTGTGTGGACGGAGACCTGGTTTGCGAGGTGGACCTCGGAGACCTGTCTGCAGAGGGCAGGTTCATCGGCCTGGAGTCCGTATTCCGGGCTGTCGATTATATGTACATGGGAAAAAACACTGGGAAAATTGTACTCGAACTACCTCACTCTGTCAACAGTAAGCTGTAA
- the ZADH2 gene encoding prostaglandin reductase 3 isoform X2, whose product MAPGSFAEYTVVPARAAAPVASVKPEYVTVPVSGTTAYISLKELGGLSEGKKVLVTAAAGGTGQFAVQLAKKAKCHVIGTCSSDKKSAFLKSIGCDRPINYNAEHVGTVLKQEYPEGVDVVYESVGGAMFDLAVDALATKGRLIVIGFISGYQTPAGLAPVRAGTLPAKLLKKSASVQGFFLNHYRSEYQAAVEHLLQMCVDGDLVCEVDLGDLSAEGRFIGLESVFRAVDYMYMGKNTGKIVLELPHSVNSKL is encoded by the coding sequence ATGGCACCTGGCTCTTTCGCGGAGTATACCGTGGTGCCTGCCAGAGCCGCGGCCCCCGTGGCCTCTGTGAAACCCGAGTATGTCACCGTGCCGGTGAGCGGTACCACCGCGTACATCAGCCTGAAAGAGCTCGGAGGACTGTCCGAAGGGAAAAAAGTTTTGGTGACGGCAGCAGCGGGGGGAACGGGCCAGTTCGCCGTGCAGCTTGCCAAGAAGGCCAAGTGCCATGTCATTGGGACCTGCTCTTCTGATAAAAAGTCCGCTTTTCTGAAATCGATCGGCTGTGATCGCCCCATCAACTATAACGCCGAGCACGTCGGTACGGTCCTGAAGCAGGAGTACCCCGAAGGGGTCGATGTGGTGTATGAATCCGTCGGGGGAGCCATGTTCGACTTGGCCGTAGATGCCTTGGCTACCAAAGGGCGCTTGATAGTCATTGGGTTCATCTCCGGCTACCAGACTCCCGCCGGCCTTGCGCCTGTGAGAGCAGGAACCTTACCAGCCAAACTGCTGAAGAAATCCGCCAGCGTTCAGGGCTTTTTCTTGAACCATTACCGTTCTGAGTATCAAGCAGCCGTGGAGCACTTGCTTCAGATGTGTGTGGACGGAGACCTGGTTTGCGAGGTGGACCTCGGAGACCTGTCTGCAGAGGGCAGGTTCATCGGCCTGGAGTCCGTATTCCGGGCTGTCGATTATATGTACATGGGAAAAAACACTGGGAAAATTGTACTCGAACTACCTCACTCTGTCAACAGTAAGCTGTAA